One window of the Buchnera aphidicola (Meitanaphis flavogallis) genome contains the following:
- a CDS encoding anthranilate synthase component 1 yields MKQYKKINKHLNIMDVLKVEAQYRSNPTAIFHHICRGKNNTLLLESAEINKRYNLKSMMIIDSALRISALNQIVTLEALTKNGENLLPTFKSLLPKEVKILSHKKFLRVQFPEIPRNIDEDQKLHALSVLDSIRFLIRSITNNMDSKSMFFGGLFAYDLVSHFESLPKLKTTQSCPDFCFYLAETLLVLNHKKKTCYIQASIFSMDVFEKSRLKRRLLEVKEQLSQYLHSLKPVILKKMILKYNKTDQEYSNIIKNMQKSIFIGDVFQVVPSRRFYLPCIDSLAAYDVLKKNNPSPYMFFMQDANFTLFGASPESALKYDESSRQIEIYPIAGTRPRGRKIDGSLDLDLDSRIELEMRTNHKELSEHLMLVDLARNDLAKICDPGTRYVADLTQVDRYSHVMHLVSRVVGRLKSNLDVFHAYQACMNMGTLSGAPKIRAMELISNAEGERRGSYGGSIGYFTASGSLDTCIVIRSAYVEHNIATIQVGAGIVLDSIPQSEVDESKNKAQAVLQAIAESHSCHIEY; encoded by the coding sequence ATGAAACAATATAAAAAAATAAATAAACATCTTAATATAATGGATGTTTTGAAAGTTGAAGCGCAGTACCGATCAAATCCGACAGCTATTTTTCATCATATTTGTCGTGGAAAAAATAATACATTACTTTTAGAATCGGCTGAAATTAATAAAAGATATAATTTAAAAAGTATGATGATTATAGATTCTGCTTTACGAATTTCGGCATTAAACCAAATAGTAACATTGGAAGCATTAACGAAAAATGGAGAAAATTTATTACCTACTTTTAAATCTTTATTGCCAAAAGAAGTAAAAATATTATCTCATAAAAAATTTTTAAGAGTTCAATTTCCTGAGATTCCAAGAAATATAGATGAAGATCAAAAATTACATGCATTGTCTGTATTAGATTCAATACGGTTTTTAATAAGAAGTATTACAAATAATATGGATTCTAAATCTATGTTTTTTGGAGGTTTATTTGCATATGATTTAGTATCTCATTTTGAGTCATTACCAAAATTAAAAACAACTCAATCTTGTCCTGATTTTTGTTTTTATTTAGCTGAAACATTATTAGTTTTAAATCATAAGAAAAAAACTTGTTATATACAAGCTAGTATATTTTCCATGGATGTTTTTGAAAAAAGTAGGTTGAAACGTAGATTATTAGAAGTAAAAGAACAATTGTCCCAATATTTACATTCATTGAAACCTGTAATATTAAAGAAAATGATTTTAAAATATAATAAAACAGATCAAGAATATAGTAATATTATTAAAAACATGCAGAAATCAATATTTATTGGAGATGTTTTTCAAGTAGTTCCTTCAAGACGGTTTTATTTACCGTGTATTGATTCATTAGCTGCTTATGACGTATTAAAAAAGAATAATCCTAGTCCATATATGTTTTTCATGCAAGATGCCAATTTTACTTTATTTGGAGCATCTCCAGAAAGTGCTTTAAAATATGATGAATCATCTAGACAAATTGAGATTTATCCTATTGCAGGAACTAGACCAAGAGGAAGAAAAATAGATGGATCTTTAGATTTAGATTTAGATAGCAGAATAGAATTAGAAATGCGAACTAATCATAAAGAACTGTCTGAACATTTAATGTTAGTAGATTTAGCTCGCAATGATTTAGCTAAAATTTGTGATCCTGGTACTCGCTATGTAGCAGATTTAACTCAAGTAGATCGCTATTCTCATGTGATGCATTTAGTTTCTAGAGTAGTAGGAAGATTAAAATCTAATTTAGATGTATTTCATGCGTATCAAGCATGCATGAATATGGGAACTTTAAGTGGTGCTCCTAAAATTCGAGCAATGGAGTTAATTTCTAATGCAGAAGGAGAAAGAAGAGGTAGTTATGGAGGATCTATAGGATATTTTACTGCTTCAGGGTCTTTAGATACATGTATTGTAATTAGATCTGCATATGTTGAACATAATATTGCTACTATTCAAGTAGGAGCTGGAATAGTTTTAGATTCTATACCACAATCAGAGGTAGACGAAAGTAAAAATAAAGCTCAAGCAGTATTACAAGCAATTGCTGAGTCGCATTCTTGTCATATAGAGTATTAA